The nucleotide sequence CACACCGCGCGGGCCCTCACGACGCGCGCCGTACCGCAGCTCTCGTTCAACTACCTGGGACGCTTCGCGGCCCCCTCCGAGGCCGGAGGAACGGACGCGGAGTGGACCGCAGACCCCCTGACGGACGTGCTGGGCGCCGGGGCCGACCCCGCCCTGCCGCTCGCACACTGCCTGGAAATCAATGTGCTGACACAAGACGGCGTGGACGGGCCCCGGCTGGCCGCCACCTGGTCGTGGCCGGACGGCGTGCTGTCCGAGCCCGAGGTGCGCGACCTCGCCGAGGGCTGGTTCACGGCACTGGACGCGCTGTCGGACCGGTCCGACCGGTCCGTGAGCAGTGGCTGGACTCCCTCGGACCTTCCGTTGGTGTCGTTGTCGCAGGCGGAGATCGACCTTTTGGAATCCGAGTGGAGGAACTCATGACCAAGCCGGGACTTGCCGACGTTCTGCCCCTGTCGCCCCTGCAGGAGGGCATGCTCTTCCTCGCTCTCTACGACGAGCGGTCGGTGGACGCCTACACCGTGCAGCTCGGCTTCGACCTCGAAGGCCGGGTCGACCCGGCGGGCCTGCGGGCCGCCGGGGCCGCGCTGCTGCGCCGCCACCCCAATCTGCGGGCCGGGTTCCGGCACGAGAAGCTCAGCCGGCCCGTCCAGGTCATTCCGCACGAGGTGGAACTGCCCTGGCAGGAGGCGGATCTGCGGGACGGCTCGGACGAGACGCGGCAGACGGCACTGGCTGAGCTGGTCGAGCGGGACCGCACCCGCCGCTTCGATCTCGCGGCACCGCCGCTGATCCGCTTCACCCTCGCCCGGCTCGCCGACGACCGCTACCGCCTGGTGGTCACCCTGCACCACATCCTGCTGGACGGCTGGTCCTTCCCGCTGCTCGTCGAGGACCTCTTCGAGCTGTACGCGCGGCGTGGCGACGAGAGCGGCCGGCCCAAGGTCACCCCGTACCGCGACTACCTCGCCTGGCTGTCCCGCCAGGACCGGGACGCCGCGGCCAAGGCGTGGCGCACCGCCCTCGACGGCGTCACCGAACCGACCCTCCTCGTACCGGGCGCCGGCCAGCGCGTGGACCGGATGCCCGAGGAGTTCAGCCTGGAGCTCCCCGCCGAGCTGACGGAGGGGCTGACGGCGCTGGCGCGGTCGCGGGGCTGGACGCTGAACACGGTGGTGCAGGGTGCGTGGGGTCTGCTGCTGGCGTCGCTGACCGGCCGTGACGATGTGGTGTTCGGCACCACGGTCTCGGGGCGGCCTCCGGAGGTTCCGGGGGTGGAGACGATGGTGGGGCTGTTCATCAACACCCTTCCGGTGCGGGTGCGGCTGGATCCGGCCGAGACGCTGGCGCAGCTCCTGGGGCGGCTCCAGGATCAGCACACCGAGCTGATGGACCACCAGCACCTCGGACTCACCCAGATCCAGCGGGAGATGGGCACCGGTGCGCTCTTCGACACCCTCGCCGTCTTCGAGAACTACCCCTTCGACCCGTCCGGCCTCGACCGGACGGTGGACGGAGTGCGGGTCTCCGGCTTCTCCGGTGCGGAGGCCACCCACTACCCGCTGAGCCTCATCGCCTACCCGGGCGAGCGCATCCGGCTGCGCATCGGCCACCGCCCCGAGCTCGTCGGCCGTACCGCGGCCGAGACCGCCGCGGAGCGGCTCACCCGCGTCCTCGCGGCCGTCGCCGCCGACCCCGACCAGCGGGTGGCCGCCGTCGACGCCCTGGCGGCCGACGAGCGCGAGAACGTGCTGGTCCGGTGGAACGCGACCGCGCGCGACGTGCGGCCCGACACGCTCCCGCGGCTCTTCGAGGCCCGCGCGGCAGCCGCCCGGAACCACCCGGCCGTGGTCTTCGACGGCACCGAGGTCTCCTACGCCGACCTCAACGCCCGGGCCAACCGGCTCGCCCGCCACCTCATCGCCCAGGGGGCCGGCCCCGAGCGGACCGTGGCCCTGGCCGTACCCCGCTCGGCGGACCTGATCGTCGCCCTGCTCGCCATCACCAAGACCGGCGCCGCCTACCTCCCGGTGGACCCCGACCACCCCCGGGACCGCACCTCCTACGTCCTCTCCCAGGCCCGGCCCGCCCTGGTGCTCACCACCGCGGCCGCCGCCCAGGACCTGCCCGCGACGGCCGCGCCCGTCCTGGTCCTGGACGCGCCGGAGCAGGCCGGGGCGCTGGCGGGCTACGCGGACACGGACGTCCAGGACGCGGAGCGCACCGCGCCACTGACCCCGGACCACCCCGCCTACGTCATCTACACCTCGGGCTCCACCGGCCGCCCCAAGGGCGTCGTCGTACCGCACCGGGGCATCGTCAACCGGCTCGCCTGGATGCAGGGGCAGTACGGGCTGGCCACGGACGACCGGGTGCTGCAGAAGACCCCCGCCGGCTTCGACGTGTCGGTGTGGGAGTTCTTCTGGACCCTCACCGAGGGCGCCACGCTCGTCGTCGCCCGCCCCGGAGGCCACAAGGACCCGGCGTACCTCGCCGACCTGGTGTGCGCCCAAGGCGTCACCACGCTCCACTTCGTCCCGTCGATGCTGCAGGAGTTCCTTCAGGAGCCGGCCGCCGAACGGTGCACCGGACTGCGCCGCGTCATATGCAGCGGGGAGGCGCTTCCCGACCCGCTGCGTGAGCGGTTCTTCTCCGTGCTGACGGCGGAACTGCACAACCTGTACGGCCCGACCGAGGCATCCGTGGACGTCACGTACTGGCAGTGCGAGGCCGGTCACGCACCCGGCCCGGTGCCTATCGGCCGCCCGGTCTGGAACACCCGGACCCTCGTCCTGGACGCCATGCTGCGCCCGGTCGCCCCCGGTGTCGCGGGCGACCTCTACCTCGCGGGCGCGCAACTGGCCCGGGGCTACCTCGACCGGCCCGACCTGACGGCCGAGCGCTTCGTCGCCGATCCGTTCGGCCCCGTGGGCAGCCGGATGTACCGCACCGGCGATGTGGCCCGCTGGACGGACCAGGGGGTCCTGGAGTTCCTCGGCCGCGCCGACGACCAGGTGAAACTGCGCGGCTTCCGCATCGAACTCGGCGAGATCGAGGCCGCCCTGACCAGCCATCCGCGGATCGCCGCGGCGGCCGTCGTGGTCCGCGAGGACCGGCCCGGTGACCAGCGCCTGGTCGCCTACGCGGTCGCGGCGGACCCGGCGGACGCCCCCGACATCGCGGACCTGCGTGCCCACCTGGCCACGGCGGTGCCCGAGTACATGGTGCCGTCGGCGTTCGTGTCCCTGGACCGGCTGCCGGTGTCCGTCAACGGCAAGCTGGACCGCAAGGCCCTGCCCGCCCCCGACGCCGTCACCGGCGGAGCGGGACGCGCGCCGCGTACGCCCCGCGAGGAGATCCTGTGCGGGTTGTTCGCCGAGGTGCTCGGCGTCGACCGGGTCGGCCCCGACGACGACTTCTTCGCGCTGGGCGGCCACTCGCTGCTGGCCACGCGCCTGGTGTCGCGGATCCGCTCCGCACTGGGCGTGGAGCTGGCGGTGGGCGCGCTCTTCGAGGCGCCCACCGCGGCCCGGCTGGAGACCGAACTCGCCCACGCCGGCGACGCGCGCCCGGGAGTGCGCCCGTACGTGCGCCCCGAGGTGCTGCCGCTGTCTCACGCCCAGCACGGCCAATGGGTGGTCAGCCGCATCGAGGAAGGGTCCTCGGCCTACCACATCCCCTACGCCACGCGTCTGTCCGGTGAGCTGGACCGGGTGGCGTTGCGGGCGGCGCTGGGTGATGTGGTTGCGCGGCACGAGAGTCTGCGGACGGTGTTCGCTGAGGTGGACGGGGTGCCGCGGCAGGTGGTGCGGTCCTCGGTGGAGGTGCCGTTCATCGAGTCCGAGGTGTCGCGGGAGGGGCTGGCGGAGGCGCTGAGCGCCGCGGTGGCGCGGCCGTTCGACCTGGCCGGCGACGTGCTGCTGCGGGCCGATCTGTTCTCCCTGGCCGAGTCGTCCGGGACCGAGCATGTCCTGCTGCTCACCATGCACCACATCGGCTCGGACGGCTGGTCGCTCAGCCCCCTCGCCCGCGATCTGTCCGCCGCCTACACGGCCCGGCGCGAGGGCCGTGCGCCCGTGTGGTCCCAGTTGCCGGTGCAGTATGCGGACTTCGCGTTGTGGCAGCGTGAGGTGCTGGGTGTGGAGGGTGTTGAGGGGAGTGTGTTCGGCCGTCAGGTGGGTTTTTGGCGGGAGCGGTTGGCGGGGTTGCCGGAGGAGTTGGTGTTGCCGGTGGACCGGGCGCGTCCGGCGGTGCTGAGTGGGCGTGGCGGTGTGGTGGAGTTCGGGGTGTCGGGGCTGGTGCATCGGGGGTTGGTGCGGCTGGCGCGGGAGTCGCGGGCGAGTGTGTTCATGGTGGTGCAGGCGGCGTTGGCCGGGCTGCTGTCGCGGTTGGGTGCCGGGCAGGACATCGTGGTGGGTACGGCGGTGGCGGGTCGTACCGATGTGGCGTTGGACGATCTGGTCGGTTTCTTTGTGAACACGTTGGTGTTGCGTACGGATGTGTCGGGCGATCCGTCGTTCCGTGAGCTGGTGGAGCGGGTGCGGGAGTCGGATCTGTCGGCGTTCGCGCATCAGGATGTGCCGTTCGAGCGGTTGGTCGAGGTGGTCAATCCGCAGCGGTCGGCCGCCCGTCATCCGCTGTTCCAGGTGATGCTCGCCCTCCAGAACAACCCGGACCCCGAGCTCGACCTGCCGGGCATCGACACGCGGATCCGCCAACTGCGCACCTCCACCGCCAAGTTCGACCTCACGCTGGACCTGGTCGAGCGCCATCAGGACCAGGACACACCCGCCGGGATCGAGGGTGTCGTCGAGTACAGCGTGGATCTGTTCGACCGGGAGACGGTCGAGGGGATGGTGGCGCGGTTTGTGCGGTTGCTGGAGGCGGTGGTCGCGGATCCGGAGGTGCGGCTGGGCGGGGTGGAGATCCTTTCCGGTCAGGAGCGTTCCCGGCTGTTGACCGAGTGGAACGGGCCGGTGCTGGAGGTGCCGGTGCGGTCGCTTCCGGCGTTGGTGGAGGCCCAGGTGGCGCGGACGCCGGAGGCGGTGGCGCTGATCGAGGGTGGGGTGTCCTTGTCCTACCGGGAGGTGAACGCGCGGGCGAACCGGCTGGCGCGGTTGCTGGTGGGGATGGGTGTGGGTCCGGAGCGGATGGTGGCGCTGGCGTTGCCGCGTTCGGTTTCGCAGGTGGTGGCGTTGCTGGCGGTGGTGAAGGCCGGTGGTGCGTATCTGCCGGTGGATCCGGAGTACCCGGCGGAGCGGATTTCCTACATGCTCGGTGACGCCGCTCCGGCGTTGTTGCTGACGGACCGGGCCACGGCCGCCGGGTTGCCTGAGACATCCGGTCTGATGCGTGTGGTGCTGGACGAGGAGGAGACCGGGGCGCGGGTCGATGCCCTGGCGGAGACGGATCTGGGCGACGGGGAGCGGCTGGTGCCGCTGTCGGTGGATCACCCGGCGTATGTCATCTACACCTCCGGCTCCACCGGCCGCCCCAAGGGCGTCGTCGTCACCCACCGCTCCCTGTCCGACTACCTGGACTGGACGAGCCGGTCCTACCCGAGCGCGGCCGGCGCCGCGCTGCTGCACTCGCCGGTCTCCTTCGACCTCTCCGTGACCGCGCTCTACACCCCCCTCGTCGCCGGCGGTGCGGTGCACCTCGCGGCGCTGGAGGAGAACCCCACGGCCGAGCGGGCCCTGGCCGGGCGCCCGGTGACCTTCCTGAAGGCCACCCCCAGCCATCTGCCGCTGCTGGCGGCCCTCCCCGACGCCTTCTCGCCCGGCAACGAACTCCTGCTGGGCGGCGAGGCCCTCTTCGGCGAGGCGCTGCGGGACTGGCGCCGCCGTCACCCCGGGGCCACCGTGCTGAACGTGTACGGGCCCACCGAAGGGACCGTCAACGTCGCGGAGTTCCGTATCGAGCCCGGTGACGAGGTCCCGTCCGGCCCCGTGCCGATCGGCCTCCCGCAGGGCAACGCGCGCCTCTACGTCCTCGACGAGGGGCTGCGGCTCACCCCGCCCGGAGTGGCGGGCGAGCTGTACATCGCGGGAACCGCCCTGGCCCGCGGCTACCTCAACCGTGCGGCGCTGACGGCGGAGCGCTTCGTCGCCGACCCGTACGGCGCGCCGGGCGCCCGGATGTACCGCACCGGCGACCTCGCCCGCCGCCGTGCCGACGGCAATCTGGAGTACGTCGGCCGTGCCGACGACCAGGTCAAGGTGCGCGGCTTCCGCATCGAGCTCGGCGAGATCGAGACCGTGCTCGCCGGCCACCCGGACGTGGAACGCGCCGTGGTCGTCGTCCGCGAGGACCAGCCGGGCGAGCGGCGCCTGATCGGCTACGCCGTGCCCGCCGCGGGCGCCCGCCCCGACCCGGCGGCGCTCCGGGCCCGGGTCGCGGACGCGGTGCCGGACTACATGGTGCCCGCCGCGGTCGTCCTGCTGGACGCGCTGCCGCTGACCGCGCACGGCAAGCTGGACCGGACGGCGCTGCCCGCACCGGACTTCGCCGCCACGGTCACCAAGCAGGGGCCGCGCACCCCGCAGGAGGAGATCCTCTGCGAGATCTTCGCGGATCTGCTCGACCTGTCCGAAGTCGGTGTGCACGACAGCTTCTTCGACCTCGGCGGCGACAGCATCATCTCCATCCAGCTCGTCAGCCGGGCCCGCAAGGCCGGGCTCTCGCTCACCCCCCGGGCCGTCTTCCAGCACAAGACGGTCGAGGCGCTGGCGTCCCACGCGGGCACCGTCGGCAAACGCGTCGGCAAGGGGACCGACACCGGGGTCGGCTCGGTGCCGCTCACCCCGATCATCCACCGGCTGCGCGAGCGCGGCGGCCCGATCGGCAAGTACGCCCAGTCGGTGCTGCTGCAGGTCCCGGCCGACCTCGGGGAGGGCCCGCTGGAGACCACGGTGCAGACCGTGCTCGACCACCATGACGCCCTGCGCATGCGGCTGACCCGTCCGGAGGGCGGTGGCGAGTGGTCGCTGGAGGTGCCGCCGCGCGGCACCGTGCGCGCGGCCGAGTCCCTCACCCGGGTCGACGTCGCGGGGCTGAGCGCGGACGCGCTGCGGGCCGTCATCGAGACCGAGGGGGAGACCGCGTGGGCGCGGCTCTCGCCCGAGCAGGGGCGGATGCTCCAGGCGGTCTGGTTCGACGCGGGCCCCGAGACCTCCGGCCGGCTCCTGGTGATCATCCACCACCTCGTCGTGGACGGCGTTTCCTGGCGCATCCTGGAGACCGACCTCGAGGCGGTCTGGCAGGCGGCCAAGGAGGGACGTCCGGCCGAACTCCAGCCGGTCGGGACCTCGTTCCGGCGCTGGGCCGAGCACCTGGTCGCCTCCGCGTACGCCTCCGAGCGGGTCAAGGAGGCGGAGCTGTGGTCCAGCACCCTGGACGTGCCGGACCCGCTGCTCAGCGAGCGGCCCCTCGACCCGTCGCAGGACATGAACCACACCATGGGCGGGCTGTGGCAGATCCTGCCGCCGGAGCTGACCGGGCCCGTCCTCACCAAGGTCCCGGCGGCGTTCAACGCCGGCATCAACGACGTGCTGCTCACCGCGCTCGCCCTGGCGGTCGCCCAGTGGCGGCTCTCCCGCGGCGGTGAGGACCACCCGGCCGTCCTCGTCGACCTGGAGGGACACGGCCGCGAGGAGTTCACCGACGGTGTCGACCTGTCCCGGACGGTCGGCTGGTTCTCCAGCATCTACCCGGTGCGTCTGGACCCCGGCCGGCTCGACTGGCGCGAGGTCCTGGCCGGCGGCCCGGCCGTCGGGGACGCGCTCAAGCGCGTGAAGGAGCAGCTGCGCGGCACACCCGACAACGGCCTCGGCTTCGGGCTGCTGCGCCACCTCAACCTGGACACCAAGCCCGTCCTGGCCGGCTTCCTGCCCCGCCAGATCGGCTTCAACTACCTGGGCCGGTTCGACATGGC is from Streptomyces hygroscopicus and encodes:
- a CDS encoding amino acid adenylation protein; amino-acid sequence: MTKPGLADVLPLSPLQEGMLFLALYDERSVDAYTVQLGFDLEGRVDPAGLRAAGAALLRRHPNLRAGFRHEKLSRPVQVIPHEVELPWQEADLRDGSDETRQTALAELVERDRTRRFDLAAPPLIRFTLARLADDRYRLVVTLHHILLDGWSFPLLVEDLFELYARRGDESGRPKVTPYRDYLAWLSRQDRDAAAKAWRTALDGVTEPTLLVPGAGQRVDRMPEEFSLELPAELTEGLTALARSRGWTLNTVVQGAWGLLLASLTGRDDVVFGTTVSGRPPEVPGVETMVGLFINTLPVRVRLDPAETLAQLLGRLQDQHTELMDHQHLGLTQIQREMGTGALFDTLAVFENYPFDPSGLDRTVDGVRVSGFSGAEATHYPLSLIAYPGERIRLRIGHRPELVGRTAAETAAERLTRVLAAVAADPDQRVAAVDALAADERENVLVRWNATARDVRPDTLPRLFEARAAAARNHPAVVFDGTEVSYADLNARANRLARHLIAQGAGPERTVALAVPRSADLIVALLAITKTGAAYLPVDPDHPRDRTSYVLSQARPALVLTTAAAAQDLPATAAPVLVLDAPEQAGALAGYADTDVQDAERTAPLTPDHPAYVIYTSGSTGRPKGVVVPHRGIVNRLAWMQGQYGLATDDRVLQKTPAGFDVSVWEFFWTLTEGATLVVARPGGHKDPAYLADLVCAQGVTTLHFVPSMLQEFLQEPAAERCTGLRRVICSGEALPDPLRERFFSVLTAELHNLYGPTEASVDVTYWQCEAGHAPGPVPIGRPVWNTRTLVLDAMLRPVAPGVAGDLYLAGAQLARGYLDRPDLTAERFVADPFGPVGSRMYRTGDVARWTDQGVLEFLGRADDQVKLRGFRIELGEIEAALTSHPRIAAAAVVVREDRPGDQRLVAYAVAADPADAPDIADLRAHLATAVPEYMVPSAFVSLDRLPVSVNGKLDRKALPAPDAVTGGAGRAPRTPREEILCGLFAEVLGVDRVGPDDDFFALGGHSLLATRLVSRIRSALGVELAVGALFEAPTAARLETELAHAGDARPGVRPYVRPEVLPLSHAQHGQWVVSRIEEGSSAYHIPYATRLSGELDRVALRAALGDVVARHESLRTVFAEVDGVPRQVVRSSVEVPFIESEVSREGLAEALSAAVARPFDLAGDVLLRADLFSLAESSGTEHVLLLTMHHIGSDGWSLSPLARDLSAAYTARREGRAPVWSQLPVQYADFALWQREVLGVEGVEGSVFGRQVGFWRERLAGLPEELVLPVDRARPAVLSGRGGVVEFGVSGLVHRGLVRLARESRASVFMVVQAALAGLLSRLGAGQDIVVGTAVAGRTDVALDDLVGFFVNTLVLRTDVSGDPSFRELVERVRESDLSAFAHQDVPFERLVEVVNPQRSAARHPLFQVMLALQNNPDPELDLPGIDTRIRQLRTSTAKFDLTLDLVERHQDQDTPAGIEGVVEYSVDLFDRETVEGMVARFVRLLEAVVADPEVRLGGVEILSGQERSRLLTEWNGPVLEVPVRSLPALVEAQVARTPEAVALIEGGVSLSYREVNARANRLARLLVGMGVGPERMVALALPRSVSQVVALLAVVKAGGAYLPVDPEYPAERISYMLGDAAPALLLTDRATAAGLPETSGLMRVVLDEEETGARVDALAETDLGDGERLVPLSVDHPAYVIYTSGSTGRPKGVVVTHRSLSDYLDWTSRSYPSAAGAALLHSPVSFDLSVTALYTPLVAGGAVHLAALEENPTAERALAGRPVTFLKATPSHLPLLAALPDAFSPGNELLLGGEALFGEALRDWRRRHPGATVLNVYGPTEGTVNVAEFRIEPGDEVPSGPVPIGLPQGNARLYVLDEGLRLTPPGVAGELYIAGTALARGYLNRAALTAERFVADPYGAPGARMYRTGDLARRRADGNLEYVGRADDQVKVRGFRIELGEIETVLAGHPDVERAVVVVREDQPGERRLIGYAVPAAGARPDPAALRARVADAVPDYMVPAAVVLLDALPLTAHGKLDRTALPAPDFAATVTKQGPRTPQEEILCEIFADLLDLSEVGVHDSFFDLGGDSIISIQLVSRARKAGLSLTPRAVFQHKTVEALASHAGTVGKRVGKGTDTGVGSVPLTPIIHRLRERGGPIGKYAQSVLLQVPADLGEGPLETTVQTVLDHHDALRMRLTRPEGGGEWSLEVPPRGTVRAAESLTRVDVAGLSADALRAVIETEGETAWARLSPEQGRMLQAVWFDAGPETSGRLLVIIHHLVVDGVSWRILETDLEAVWQAAKEGRPAELQPVGTSFRRWAEHLVASAYASERVKEAELWSSTLDVPDPLLSERPLDPSQDMNHTMGGLWQILPPELTGPVLTKVPAAFNAGINDVLLTALALAVAQWRLSRGGEDHPAVLVDLEGHGREEFTDGVDLSRTVGWFSSIYPVRLDPGRLDWREVLAGGPAVGDALKRVKEQLRGTPDNGLGFGLLRHLNLDTKPVLAGFLPRQIGFNYLGRFDMAGRAEYADWAPAPEKAPGFSDQDAPMMYALSLNAVTEDHADGPRLRVAWAFPGALFREPDIKELSEIWAQVLQALVTHVEGGASGGHTPSDLPLVSLSQQEIDELEDELDDESDEDELDEEWGITR